One genomic region from Spirosoma sp. KCTC 42546 encodes:
- a CDS encoding sulfite oxidase, with the protein MQNQIHDRRGFLQKSALATLTALVGTNVAFADKIPAHYIPLALDYDPLKGKSSEMKVLGDKPWNVESPIHLLDDAVTPVDKMFIRNNGLIPSEPINPTTWTLTIKGESVKAEKTYTLAELKKRFPNHTYQLTLECGGNGRSGFEPQTTGNPWDQGAVSCAEWTGVRLKDILADVGLKDDAVYIGYYGKDPHLSQDPTKVAISRGVPIKKALENETLIAWAVNGQDIPLVHGYPLRLVIGGWPASVSGKWLHTIAVRNKEHDGAKMEGHSYRMPIRPVQPGEKIAETPENFRIIESMPVKSLITYPKIGAMVDVKKPLMVRGHAWAGDRSVAEVHTSIDYGATWQKSKLQAAKNRLAWQHWSAEVLFPQVGYYELWVRATDSNGVTQPMVIPQWNPGGYLNNACHRIAVKAVV; encoded by the coding sequence CAATGTTGCTTTTGCCGACAAGATACCTGCCCATTACATTCCGCTTGCGCTTGATTATGATCCATTAAAGGGGAAAAGCTCCGAAATGAAAGTGCTAGGCGATAAACCCTGGAATGTAGAAAGCCCGATTCATCTGTTAGACGATGCTGTTACGCCCGTTGACAAGATGTTTATTCGGAATAATGGGCTCATTCCATCAGAGCCCATTAATCCAACAACCTGGACGTTAACCATCAAAGGCGAGTCGGTGAAGGCCGAGAAAACCTATACCCTTGCCGAACTAAAAAAACGTTTTCCTAACCATACCTACCAACTTACGCTGGAGTGTGGGGGCAACGGTCGGTCGGGATTTGAGCCACAAACAACAGGCAATCCCTGGGATCAGGGCGCTGTGAGTTGTGCGGAGTGGACGGGTGTTCGCCTGAAAGATATTCTGGCTGATGTCGGTTTGAAAGACGACGCGGTTTATATTGGCTATTATGGTAAAGATCCGCATCTGAGTCAGGATCCTACCAAAGTGGCTATTTCGCGCGGAGTACCTATCAAAAAAGCGCTTGAAAATGAGACATTAATTGCCTGGGCGGTTAATGGACAGGATATCCCACTGGTGCATGGTTATCCACTGCGGCTGGTTATTGGTGGCTGGCCTGCTTCGGTATCCGGCAAGTGGTTGCATACCATTGCTGTGCGAAATAAAGAACATGATGGTGCCAAAATGGAAGGGCATAGTTACCGAATGCCAATTCGGCCTGTGCAGCCAGGAGAGAAGATTGCAGAAACACCCGAGAATTTCCGGATTATCGAGTCTATGCCCGTTAAGTCATTGATTACGTATCCGAAAATAGGGGCTATGGTAGATGTGAAAAAGCCACTTATGGTGCGGGGACATGCCTGGGCTGGAGACCGATCTGTTGCGGAGGTACATACATCCATTGATTATGGCGCAACCTGGCAAAAAAGCAAATTGCAAGCCGCCAAAAACCGACTGGCCTGGCAGCATTGGTCGGCAGAGGTGCTATTTCCACAAGTGGGTTATTACGAACTATGGGTGCGTGCCACAGATAGCAATGGCGTTACCCAGCCCATGGTTATTCCGCAATGGAATCCCGGCGGTTACCTCAATAATGCCTGCCATCGGATTGCCGTAAAAGCAGTTGTTTAG
- a CDS encoding DUF4230 domain-containing protein yields the protein MTRLINALFRLFLIAVLIAGLIAIWEQIRGTSLLSRFRRGDTTTQRIVLKEITALGKLELVKYTFKDIVEHEQVNTFLPNANAILIVEGEATGCIDLTKITMANITTEDDSVTVQLPKPELCTWKINHDRSRVYDTHFSFLDQSQLVSDAYRKAERQVRQSALDGGILDQTRQNANQILRPMLERISGKKIGLTFMK from the coding sequence ATGACCCGACTCATAAACGCGCTGTTCCGCCTGTTTCTCATTGCAGTACTGATTGCAGGGCTAATTGCCATTTGGGAGCAGATCCGAGGCACTAGTCTCCTTAGTCGCTTCCGACGGGGAGATACTACCACCCAGCGTATCGTTCTGAAAGAAATTACCGCCCTGGGGAAACTGGAGCTGGTGAAATACACCTTTAAAGATATTGTTGAGCACGAACAGGTAAATACCTTTCTGCCAAATGCCAATGCCATCTTGATTGTAGAAGGTGAAGCTACTGGCTGTATCGACCTAACTAAAATCACGATGGCCAACATCACAACAGAAGATGATTCCGTGACCGTTCAACTGCCCAAACCCGAACTATGTACCTGGAAAATCAACCATGACCGGTCGCGGGTATACGATACGCATTTTTCGTTTCTGGATCAATCGCAGTTGGTTAGCGATGCCTACCGGAAAGCCGAACGGCAGGTTAGGCAGTCGGCACTGGATGGTGGTATTCTGGACCAAACTCGCCAGAACGCCAACCAGATTCTCCGACCCATGCTTGAACGGATTTCCGGCAAAAAAATAGGGTTGACCTTTATGAAGTAG
- a CDS encoding OmpH family outer membrane protein — MKKTFSLALAVLLTATCLHVQAQTVKIGHTRIDYILAQTDENKVITNLLTVQQKQSETELKRLQQEFQEKYTAYQKGVAQMSDLIRKDRETELQGLQARIQEFSRSADEALQSKYRQLVSPTLTKIQQAIDSVAKENGYTHILNTGNSRDILYAPEETNITDLVLKKLGITPGQEESPAKPATSTPKATAPAKKAAPKKK; from the coding sequence ATGAAGAAAACTTTTAGCCTTGCACTTGCCGTACTCTTGACCGCGACTTGCCTGCATGTACAAGCTCAAACCGTAAAAATAGGCCATACGCGGATTGATTATATTCTGGCTCAAACCGACGAAAATAAGGTAATTACGAATTTGTTGACTGTTCAGCAGAAACAGTCGGAGACTGAGCTGAAGCGATTACAACAGGAGTTTCAGGAAAAATATACGGCCTATCAAAAAGGAGTAGCACAAATGTCCGATCTTATTCGGAAAGACCGTGAAACGGAATTACAGGGATTACAGGCTCGCATTCAGGAATTTAGCCGATCTGCTGACGAAGCTTTACAAAGTAAATACCGGCAATTAGTTAGCCCAACCCTAACTAAAATTCAACAGGCAATTGATAGTGTGGCTAAAGAAAACGGGTATACACATATTTTAAATACTGGCAACTCCAGAGACATCCTATATGCACCAGAGGAAACGAATATTACGGACCTGGTATTGAAAAAGTTGGGGATAACACCTGGGCAAGAGGAAAGTCCGGCAAAACCGGCTACGAGTACCCCTAAAGCAACTGCACCCGCTAAAAAAGCCGCGCCTAAAAAGAAATGA
- the hemA gene encoding glutamyl-tRNA reductase, which produces MLDTFKAISLSHKMAPLQVRELIALNEDEAKRLMIRLRDFFGLSDLLVISTCNRTEVYYAAEQDLNSDIARLLLIEKGLTDTANYLPYFQFFESNDQAVRHLFEVCVGLHSQVVGDMQIPNQVKQSYQWSADLEMAGPFLHRLMHTIFFTNKRVAQETPFRDGAASVSYAAVELIDELVGEHQNPNVLVIGLGEIGTDVCKNLESRKLTNITLCNRTQTKAEILAEQFGFRVADFANLTDEIRRADVIISSVMRDDPLITPELLQDVNVLTFKYFIDLSVPRSVDTAVEQIPGVLVYNIDHIRNRADEALNQRLAAIPQVEAIVTQAVAEFGDWSKEMVVSPTINKLKNALEQIRRDEIARHLKHLTPDESEKVDKITRGIMQKIIKLPVLQLKAACKRGEAETLIDVLNDLFDLEKQSIDEQKHSY; this is translated from the coding sequence ATGTTAGATACCTTCAAAGCAATTAGTTTATCTCACAAAATGGCACCTCTCCAGGTGCGGGAACTAATTGCACTAAACGAAGACGAAGCCAAGCGACTGATGATTCGGTTGCGGGATTTTTTTGGGCTGTCTGATTTGCTTGTTATCTCAACCTGTAATCGCACGGAAGTATATTACGCGGCTGAGCAGGACCTTAACAGTGATATTGCGCGCTTATTACTCATTGAAAAAGGGCTGACAGATACGGCTAATTATTTGCCTTATTTTCAGTTTTTTGAGTCAAATGACCAGGCCGTTCGGCACCTGTTCGAAGTATGCGTTGGCTTACATTCGCAGGTGGTGGGCGACATGCAGATTCCCAATCAGGTGAAGCAGTCGTACCAATGGTCGGCCGATCTGGAAATGGCGGGGCCATTTCTGCACCGGTTGATGCACACGATCTTCTTCACCAACAAGCGGGTTGCCCAGGAAACGCCCTTCCGCGATGGAGCGGCTTCCGTTTCTTACGCTGCCGTGGAACTGATTGATGAGTTAGTCGGCGAACATCAGAATCCAAATGTGCTGGTCATTGGCCTTGGCGAAATTGGCACTGATGTTTGTAAGAACCTCGAGTCCCGTAAGCTAACGAACATCACCCTTTGTAACCGTACCCAGACAAAGGCCGAAATCTTAGCCGAACAATTCGGTTTTCGGGTAGCTGATTTTGCTAATTTAACCGACGAAATTCGCCGGGCAGATGTTATTATCTCGTCTGTTATGCGGGATGATCCGCTCATTACGCCTGAATTACTTCAGGATGTTAATGTACTGACATTCAAATACTTCATTGACTTATCTGTTCCCCGTAGCGTAGATACAGCCGTTGAGCAGATTCCGGGTGTGCTGGTTTATAATATCGACCATATCCGCAATCGTGCCGATGAAGCTTTAAATCAGCGATTAGCAGCTATTCCGCAAGTTGAAGCCATAGTTACGCAGGCGGTGGCCGAATTTGGCGATTGGTCCAAGGAGATGGTTGTATCGCCAACGATCAACAAGCTAAAAAATGCCCTTGAGCAGATTCGTCGTGACGAAATTGCCCGGCATCTAAAACATTTGACCCCGGACGAGTCGGAAAAAGTAGACAAAATCACACGGGGTATTATGCAGAAAATCATTAAACTGCCCGTACTCCAACTTAAAGCAGCCTGCAAACGTGGTGAAGCCGAAACGCTGATCGACGTTTTGAACGATCTATTTGACCTGGAAAAACAGTCTATCGACGAACAAAAGCATTCCTATTAG
- a CDS encoding PAS domain-containing sensor histidine kinase produces MLKSFDIYNQNNILKIVVALNFLLVGTGSLLYTERLINKLENREEQYVQLYAKSIGYLFGSSHPDAGDLTFVTDQIIQANTTIPAIYVDPSGAFAAHKNIDDMPAGLTPEETQKFLKQKTAEMRKKHGPLVVDLGNNEQGLVYYTNSSLLRQIAYFPYALLAILTALGVLAYLSFSSSRRAEQNRVWVGLAKETAHQLGTPMSSLMAWVEYMRSDPEQYDGSITDEIEKDVQRLETITARFSSIGSVPTLKEENLNEVVEQFTNYLAKRISTKVKMTLASQLPANQQVKINKLLFEWVIENICKNAVDAMKGVGELRLTIVPLPHKGVAIDITDTGKGISKANMQKVFSPGFSTKKRGWGLGLTLAKRIVEEYHNGRLFVKSSEVGKGTTFRIVLNEN; encoded by the coding sequence ATGCTGAAATCATTCGATATTTATAATCAGAATAATATTCTGAAAATTGTTGTAGCCCTGAACTTTCTGTTAGTTGGAACAGGGTCGCTGCTCTATACAGAACGGCTCATCAATAAACTGGAGAACCGAGAGGAACAGTATGTGCAGCTCTATGCCAAAAGTATAGGTTATTTGTTTGGCTCAAGTCACCCGGATGCCGGCGACCTGACATTTGTAACCGACCAAATCATTCAGGCCAATACGACAATACCCGCTATTTATGTTGACCCCAGCGGGGCATTTGCGGCTCACAAAAATATTGATGATATGCCCGCTGGGCTGACGCCCGAAGAAACTCAGAAGTTCTTAAAGCAAAAGACTGCCGAAATGCGTAAAAAGCATGGACCGCTGGTTGTGGATTTGGGCAATAACGAACAGGGCCTGGTTTATTATACCAACTCAAGCCTGCTGCGGCAAATAGCCTATTTCCCCTATGCACTTCTAGCCATTCTGACCGCTTTGGGCGTGCTGGCTTATTTATCGTTTAGTTCATCGCGTCGGGCAGAGCAGAATCGAGTGTGGGTTGGATTAGCGAAAGAAACAGCCCACCAGTTAGGCACGCCTATGTCGTCGTTGATGGCCTGGGTCGAATATATGCGCTCTGACCCTGAGCAATATGATGGATCGATTACCGACGAAATTGAAAAAGACGTTCAACGGTTGGAAACAATTACGGCCCGTTTTTCGAGTATTGGTTCTGTGCCGACCTTGAAAGAGGAAAATCTGAATGAGGTGGTTGAGCAGTTCACCAATTATCTGGCAAAGCGGATTTCCACAAAAGTAAAAATGACACTGGCCAGCCAGTTGCCTGCCAATCAGCAGGTGAAAATCAATAAATTGCTTTTTGAGTGGGTTATCGAAAATATTTGTAAAAATGCGGTTGATGCCATGAAAGGCGTGGGCGAGCTACGGTTGACTATTGTGCCATTGCCGCACAAAGGGGTAGCTATCGACATTACCGATACGGGTAAAGGCATCTCTAAGGCCAATATGCAAAAAGTATTTTCGCCGGGATTTAGTACCAAAAAGCGCGGTTGGGGATTGGGACTAACACTCGCCAAGCGTATTGTGGAAGAATACCACAATGGACGACTATTTGTTAAAAGCTCAGAGGTCGGTAAAGGAACTACCTTTCGGATTGTCTTAAATGAAAATTGA
- a CDS encoding acyl transferase produces MSFSLTLTPEAALLRNSLRQQILELSSNLPDRPAFESLALAVFQYQAVFNPLYKAYLHHLNCQPEQIRNLRQVPFMPIGFFKKHPVLSGIDTTCNPESTDTLTFASSGTTGEQTSRHFVPDLALYNTISTQIFEQTYGPLNNFHILALLPSYLERNNSSLVYMVQQFMAQSESFRSNHSQMNGADEPTSGFFLHNHAELTERLRKLAQQPDQKKILLIGVTFGLLDWAESEPDLSFLGTLPNLIVMETGGMKGRRKELLREEVHEILTKRLGVQAIHSEYGMTELLSQAYSKGDGLFQPSATLRVFLRDINDPFSLYPEITNRLGSRQTGGMNIVDLANLDSCSFIETQDLGQYVSLEGEATPSGNFRVIGRFDNSDVRGCNLMIE; encoded by the coding sequence TTGTCTTTTTCATTAACACTCACACCCGAAGCTGCTTTACTTCGGAACTCACTCCGGCAGCAGATTCTGGAACTTAGTTCGAACTTGCCGGACCGTCCTGCATTCGAATCGCTGGCACTAGCTGTTTTTCAGTATCAGGCGGTTTTTAACCCCTTGTACAAAGCCTACCTGCATCACCTGAATTGCCAGCCTGAACAAATTAGGAACCTGCGTCAGGTGCCGTTTATGCCGATTGGTTTTTTTAAAAAACATCCGGTGTTAAGCGGCATTGACACAACCTGTAACCCAGAGAGTACCGATACGCTGACCTTTGCCAGTAGCGGCACTACTGGTGAACAGACTAGCCGTCATTTTGTGCCAGATTTAGCCCTTTATAATACCATTAGCACCCAAATTTTTGAGCAGACATATGGCCCGCTCAACAACTTTCATATTCTGGCGCTGCTACCGTCTTATCTTGAACGAAATAACTCCTCGCTCGTGTATATGGTTCAGCAATTTATGGCTCAGAGTGAAAGCTTCCGGAGTAATCACTCGCAAATGAACGGGGCTGATGAACCCACATCCGGTTTTTTTCTGCACAACCATGCCGAGTTGACAGAACGACTGCGAAAACTAGCCCAACAGCCCGATCAGAAAAAGATTTTGCTCATTGGCGTTACGTTTGGCTTGCTGGATTGGGCCGAGTCGGAGCCGGATTTGTCCTTTCTGGGAACGTTGCCGAATCTTATCGTTATGGAAACGGGTGGTATGAAAGGTCGACGCAAAGAACTACTTCGCGAAGAGGTTCATGAAATTCTAACCAAACGGCTGGGGGTGCAAGCCATTCATTCTGAGTACGGTATGACCGAATTGCTATCTCAGGCGTATTCAAAGGGTGATGGACTATTCCAGCCAAGCGCAACGTTACGTGTTTTCCTTCGTGACATTAACGACCCATTTTCACTTTATCCAGAGATAACTAATCGCCTTGGGTCTCGACAGACGGGCGGAATGAACATAGTCGATTTAGCCAATCTGGACTCGTGTTCGTTCATTGAAACCCAGGATTTAGGCCAGTATGTTAGTTTGGAAGGTGAAGCCACCCCGTCTGGCAATTTCCGGGTCATTGGCCGATTCGATAATTCCGATGTAAGAGGCTGTAATTTAATGATTGAATGA
- a CDS encoding sigma-54 dependent transcriptional regulator, whose translation MAKLIIVDDEQKIRAALRDILEYEGYDVDEAKDGEEGLDMILKASYDVALCDIKMPKMNGLEVLAKVSEAEKSTQVVMISAFGNVENAVEATKRGAFDFITKPPDLNRLLITVRNAIERAKLVQETKTLKKRIYKLNEIVGESEPIKKVKDTINRVAATEARVLVTGANGSGKEMVAKQIHEKGSRANQPLVEVNCAAIPSELIESELFGHEKGSFTGAAARRVGKFEQADGGTLFLDEIGDMSLSAQAKVLRALQESKITRVGGDKEIKVNVRVIAATNKDLRQEIVNGNFREDLFHRLSVIMIHVPPLAERRVDIPLLADKFLHDIATEYGAPAKDLLPDAMNYLQSLPWTGNVRELRNVIERLVIMCGDEITLEDVKAYA comes from the coding sequence ATGGCCAAACTGATTATCGTGGACGACGAACAAAAAATTCGGGCGGCTCTACGCGATATTTTAGAATATGAAGGCTACGATGTTGACGAAGCGAAAGACGGCGAAGAAGGGCTGGACATGATTCTAAAGGCAAGCTATGATGTCGCCTTGTGCGATATAAAGATGCCCAAAATGAATGGCCTGGAGGTGCTTGCGAAAGTTAGCGAAGCGGAAAAAAGCACCCAGGTTGTCATGATTTCGGCCTTTGGTAATGTTGAGAATGCCGTTGAAGCAACTAAACGCGGAGCCTTTGATTTCATCACCAAACCACCCGATCTCAACCGCCTACTCATTACCGTTCGCAACGCCATTGAGCGAGCCAAATTAGTTCAGGAAACCAAAACGCTGAAAAAGCGCATCTACAAACTGAACGAAATCGTTGGCGAATCGGAACCGATCAAGAAAGTTAAAGATACGATTAACCGCGTAGCCGCTACTGAAGCCAGGGTACTGGTAACCGGAGCCAACGGGTCAGGGAAAGAAATGGTGGCCAAGCAAATTCATGAGAAAGGTAGCCGGGCAAACCAGCCATTAGTTGAAGTAAACTGTGCCGCTATTCCAAGCGAACTAATTGAGAGTGAACTGTTTGGACACGAGAAAGGCTCATTTACGGGAGCAGCTGCACGCCGGGTAGGTAAGTTTGAACAAGCTGACGGTGGTACGCTATTCCTCGACGAAATTGGCGACATGAGCTTGTCGGCACAGGCGAAAGTGCTGCGTGCATTACAGGAGAGCAAGATTACCCGCGTTGGGGGCGATAAAGAAATTAAAGTCAACGTACGGGTAATTGCGGCTACCAATAAAGACCTTCGGCAGGAAATTGTAAACGGAAACTTCCGTGAAGACTTATTTCACCGCCTGAGTGTCATTATGATTCATGTACCACCCCTTGCCGAACGGCGCGTTGATATACCACTCCTGGCCGATAAGTTTCTGCATGACATCGCAACCGAATATGGAGCTCCTGCAAAAGACCTCTTACCCGACGCGATGAATTACTTGCAGTCGCTTCCCTGGACAGGAAATGTTCGGGAGCTACGGAACGTCATCGAGCGTCTGGTCATTATGTGTGGCGACGAAATTACGCTGGAAGACGTGAAGGCCTATGCATAG
- a CDS encoding glycoside hydrolase family 2 TIM barrel-domain containing protein has product MHKRLIPSLFLTILWIVNSQAQTLPDWEDPQVISLHTEKPHATLIPFATEQQALTITDWRTSPTIKLLNGSWKFKWLKHPRLIPVDFYQPTTNDQNWDNLPVPSNWQVVGAREGRPYDRPIFTNIKHPFPATPPRITSDTNAVGLYRMRFTLPASFQDREVFLHFAGVQSTCRVYLNGQAVGYHEDSMTPAEFLITDKLKAGENLLAVEVINWSDGSYLEDQDFWRISGIFRDVFLVATPKTYLRDLTIVTDLDDQYHDASLKLTANVRNLAPLGTQTPYRLRINLYDPKRTVIFSETISSESATDTGQEALFRIKKDIKSPALWSAETPTLYTLTVQLIGPDGQVSEAISQHVGFREMTLTDGQLLVNGKPVTYKGVNRHEFDPNTGRVISRESMIQDIKLMKQYNINAVRTSHYPNVTDWYDLCDEYGLYVIDEANIESHELWGKNQTPAAKPEWRDAFVARGRAMVERDKNHPSIVIWSLGNETGMGQNFKDMADIIRLIDPTRPIHYEGRQPYNGTSLTNFDIISTMYPSVDELVKLMEKDPHRPVIVCEYAHSMGNSVGNLKDYWTAIDKYPRMQGAFIWDWVDQGLRLKNKEGNQFTDHINYIDGANAGDGLVNPDRIPQPEINEVKLVYQYVKLSTPAPLTPSQPVKINVRNTYDFQSLEPFRLDWELLRNGEIVQRGSETNLVAKPGQTQVLTLPVRLTAPVDTRQIDGNARPSATALAERSAQSGEYFLTVSVRLKQATNWASAGHEVASGQFPVKTDSPAQVVVGMNRIPLVKMTATPTIVTVRGKEFAVVFDKTTGTLRQWIYKGKNLVAENNPAGGSPAGGLQPSFWRVPTDNDEGGGTASFAARWRKAGLDSIRAHPVEFKIDPRPQMVRLSCTNELVGVGGSIRQQTDYIVYGTGEVFVTTTYTPSGALPPLARVGMQLQLPASFINFSWYGRGPFESYADRKDAAKVGLYDTKVADQFFPYTMAQENGNKTDVRWAKLTDATGFGLLLMSDVSTSSPLNINARNYTDAALLKAKQPNTQEVERGNVTVVNVDMAQMGLGGDDSWSPRVHADYLLPATKPYTYSFRMRPVDARTNVVEEVNLLLPR; this is encoded by the coding sequence ATGCACAAACGCTTAATTCCTTCCCTCTTTTTAACAATTTTATGGATAGTCAACAGTCAGGCCCAAACCCTACCCGACTGGGAAGACCCGCAAGTAATCAGTTTGCACACCGAGAAGCCGCACGCAACACTTATCCCGTTTGCAACTGAACAACAGGCCCTCACCATAACTGACTGGCGTACATCGCCTACTATCAAATTGCTAAATGGCAGTTGGAAGTTCAAGTGGCTTAAGCATCCCAGGTTGATTCCGGTCGACTTCTATCAGCCCACAACGAATGATCAAAACTGGGACAACCTGCCTGTACCGTCCAACTGGCAGGTTGTTGGTGCCCGGGAGGGCCGCCCGTATGACCGGCCTATTTTCACGAATATCAAGCATCCATTCCCGGCCACACCCCCACGCATTACATCGGATACCAACGCGGTTGGACTATACCGAATGCGGTTCACGCTTCCCGCTTCGTTCCAGGATCGTGAGGTATTTCTACATTTCGCGGGCGTGCAATCTACCTGCCGGGTATACCTAAATGGACAGGCCGTTGGTTATCACGAAGATAGCATGACCCCTGCCGAATTTCTAATTACCGACAAACTCAAAGCAGGTGAAAATTTACTGGCGGTTGAAGTCATTAACTGGTCGGATGGGAGCTACCTCGAAGATCAGGACTTCTGGCGCATTTCGGGTATTTTCCGCGATGTATTTCTGGTTGCCACGCCTAAAACATATCTCCGTGATTTAACCATCGTTACCGATTTGGATGATCAGTATCACGATGCCAGTTTGAAACTTACAGCCAATGTTCGCAACCTGGCACCATTGGGCACACAGACTCCTTATCGACTCCGAATTAATCTATACGATCCTAAACGAACTGTTATTTTTTCGGAAACGATTAGCTCCGAAAGTGCTACCGATACGGGACAGGAAGCCCTGTTCCGTATCAAAAAAGACATAAAATCCCCTGCCCTCTGGAGCGCCGAAACGCCGACGCTCTATACGCTAACAGTGCAGTTGATTGGCCCGGATGGGCAGGTATCAGAAGCCATAAGTCAACACGTGGGTTTCCGGGAAATGACCCTAACCGACGGGCAACTCCTGGTGAATGGCAAACCTGTTACCTATAAGGGCGTTAATCGACACGAGTTCGATCCCAACACGGGACGCGTTATCAGTCGCGAGTCGATGATTCAGGACATCAAGCTGATGAAGCAATACAACATCAATGCCGTTCGGACATCACATTATCCCAACGTAACGGACTGGTATGATCTCTGCGATGAATATGGGCTTTATGTGATCGACGAAGCCAATATCGAAAGCCACGAGTTATGGGGTAAGAACCAGACCCCAGCCGCTAAACCGGAATGGCGCGATGCCTTTGTGGCACGCGGTCGGGCTATGGTTGAACGGGATAAGAATCATCCATCTATTGTCATCTGGTCTTTGGGAAATGAAACAGGTATGGGCCAGAACTTTAAAGATATGGCCGATATCATTCGACTGATTGACCCGACCAGGCCTATTCATTATGAAGGTCGGCAACCCTACAACGGCACATCGCTGACCAATTTCGATATTATTTCGACCATGTACCCATCAGTCGATGAGTTGGTAAAGCTGATGGAAAAAGATCCGCACCGGCCCGTTATCGTTTGTGAATATGCGCACTCAATGGGGAACAGTGTCGGTAATTTGAAAGATTACTGGACTGCTATCGACAAATACCCTCGCATGCAGGGCGCGTTTATCTGGGACTGGGTCGACCAGGGGTTACGATTAAAAAACAAAGAAGGAAACCAATTTACCGACCACATCAACTACATCGACGGAGCCAATGCAGGCGATGGTCTGGTTAATCCGGATCGAATACCTCAACCTGAAATCAATGAGGTAAAACTGGTGTATCAATACGTAAAACTAAGTACACCTGCTCCACTAACGCCTAGTCAGCCCGTTAAGATAAACGTTCGAAATACCTATGACTTTCAATCGCTTGAACCTTTCCGGCTGGACTGGGAACTACTCCGAAACGGTGAAATTGTGCAGCGTGGTAGCGAAACAAATCTAGTAGCTAAACCCGGCCAAACGCAGGTTTTAACATTACCTGTCCGACTAACTGCGCCCGTAGATACCCGACAGATCGACGGAAATGCACGTCCCTCGGCAACTGCCCTCGCCGAGCGTAGCGCCCAATCAGGGGAATACTTTCTGACTGTAAGCGTTCGTCTGAAACAGGCTACCAATTGGGCATCTGCTGGCCATGAAGTAGCTTCAGGTCAATTCCCGGTCAAAACCGATTCACCGGCTCAAGTCGTCGTTGGAATGAATCGCATTCCCCTTGTGAAGATGACTGCAACGCCAACGATCGTGACGGTTCGTGGAAAAGAGTTCGCCGTTGTGTTCGACAAAACTACCGGCACACTACGTCAATGGATTTACAAAGGCAAGAATTTAGTAGCAGAGAACAATCCAGCCGGGGGCAGTCCAGCCGGGGGCCTTCAGCCTAGTTTCTGGCGGGTTCCTACCGATAATGACGAAGGAGGTGGAACGGCTTCGTTTGCTGCCCGCTGGCGCAAAGCAGGTTTAGACAGCATCAGGGCTCATCCTGTTGAGTTCAAAATTGACCCACGTCCCCAAATGGTTCGCCTTAGCTGCACCAATGAGCTGGTCGGTGTTGGAGGTAGTATACGCCAGCAAACCGATTACATCGTGTATGGTACGGGCGAGGTGTTCGTTACAACTACCTATACACCCTCGGGCGCATTGCCCCCACTGGCACGGGTTGGTATGCAACTCCAGTTACCAGCCAGTTTCATTAACTTCAGTTGGTACGGACGTGGTCCCTTTGAGAGTTATGCAGACCGGAAAGATGCCGCTAAAGTTGGGCTATACGATACAAAAGTGGCCGACCAGTTTTTCCCATATACAATGGCGCAGGAAAATGGGAATAAAACAGATGTACGTTGGGCCAAACTTACCGATGCAACAGGTTTTGGCCTTTTACTAATGAGCGATGTGAGTACGAGTTCACCCCTAAACATCAACGCCCGCAACTATACTGATGCCGCTTTACTAAAAGCCAAGCAGCCAAACACCCAGGAAGTTGAACGTGGTAATGTAACAGTAGTTAATGTCGATATGGCGCAGATGGGCCTTGGGGGAGATGATAGCTGGTCACCTCGTGTTCACGCAGACTACCTCCTTCCTGCAACTAAACCCTACACGTACTCCTTCCGAATGCGTCCAGTGGATGCACGTACCAACGTTGTGGAAGAAGTTAACCTGCTGTTGCCACGCTAA